A single Eremothecium sinecaudum strain ATCC 58844 chromosome VIII, complete sequence DNA region contains:
- the COX19 gene encoding Cox19p (Syntenic homolog of Ashbya gossypii ADL041C; Syntenic homolog of Saccharomyces cerevisiae YLL018C-A (COX19)) — protein MSANPGNSLRALSPTPPERGSFPLDHDGECSGMMQKYLDCLKLVRGENAPNCRLLAKDYLRCRMDHQLMDRDEWKHLGLPEDAPGKRSR, from the coding sequence ATGTCTGCAAACCCTGGTAATTCACTAAGGGCGCTTTCGCCCACGCCACCGGAGCGGGGGTCGTTTCCATTGGACCACGATGGCGAATGCAGCGGAATGATGCAGAAGTACTTGGACTGCTTGAAGTTGGTGAGGGGGGAAAATGCGCCAAATTGCAGGTTACTTGCCAAGGACTACTTACGGTGCAGGATGGACCACCAGCTGATGGATAGGGACGAGTGGAAACACTTGGGGCTGCCCGAGGACGCGCCGGGGAAGCGTAGTAGGTAG
- the ATG39 gene encoding Atg39p (Syntenic homolog of Ashbya gossypii ADL044W; Syntenic homolog of Saccharomyces cerevisiae YLR312C), with the protein MGSVAKQFDRTWNLVTFNRDSDGSMESQLFVEVADQANFDDVLSNTSSDESDWPTKPNTADSSGGNDNSEDIMVVSMDDTEDTFLDNSGEEVEDEESTVRKIYNALLEKLQGLSTLQVMFLTSSTTVLVYFLVEQLWMYYGLRNSEFGRTVASLMPMVVPGEPQENTVMFNNVEISVPFERFGTRKFIVDFEKKVAYPISSADDFIPTQLGKQFLSKLMAYQLLFLYRLQYECLPRLAYKYQIFRNHVNDGVVSLGTLLSRSVSAAMEPISINCGCARDFILDFYYSNIYTTWGTLSESYEALVSALSSVSETIYEKLTPTGRVLSQAVGYYHLPDHDMSTWSLLDGWISKKWILVSSQACRYLDKIKLTFSKQ; encoded by the coding sequence ATGGGATCGGTTGCTAAGCAGTTCGATAGAACGTGGAATTTGGTGACGTTTAATAGGGACAGTGACGGATCTATGGAATCTCAGTTGTTTGTTGAAGTAGCTGATCAAGCGAATTTCGATGATGTTCTGTCTAATACTAGCAGTGATGAGTCGGATTGGCCAACTAAACCGAATACTGCGGATAGTAGTGGTGGCAATGATAATTCCGAAGATATCATGGTTGTTAGTATGGATGATACGGAAGATACCTTTCTTGATAATAGCGGTGAAGAGGtggaagatgaagaaagTACGGTTAGGAAGATCTACAATGCTCTTCTAGAGAAGTTACAGGGTTTATCTACGTTGCAGGTGATGTTTTTGACGTCTTCAACTACAGTTCTCGTGTACTTTCTTGTTGAGCAATTGTGGATGTATTATGGACTGAGGAATAGTGAATTTGGAAGGACGGTTGCAAGCTTGATGCCTATGGTGGTTCCTGGAGAGCCACAAGAAAATACCGTGATGTTTAATAATGTTGAGATTTCAGTGCCATTTGAAAGGTTTGGTACAAGGAAATTTATTGTagattttgaaaaaaaGGTTGCATATCCGATCTCCTCTGCTGATGATTTTATACCAACCCAGCTAGGTAAGCAGTTTTTGTCCAAGCTGATGGCCTACCAGCTGCTTTTCCTGTACAGGTTGCAGTACGAGTGCTTACCCCGGTTAGCGTATAAGTATCAAATTTTCAGGAACCATGTAAACGATGGAGTTGTCAGTCTTGGCACACTGCTATCGCGGTCCGTCTCGGCGGCCATGGAACCAATATCTATAAATTGTGGATGCGCACGTGATTTTATACTGGATTTCTACTACAGTAACATTTATACTACCTGGGGCACCCTGAGTGAATCATATGAAGCGCTAGTTAGCGCATTGAGTTCTGTGAGTGAGACCATCTATGAAAAACTGACACCGACAGGCCGAGTATTGTCACAGGCTGTAGGATATTACCATTTGCCGGATCACGATATGAGTACCTGGAGTTTACTCGACGGCTGGATCAGTAAGAAGTGGATTCTGGTTTCTTCACAGGCATGTAGGTATCTTGATAAGATCAAGCTTACCTTCTCCAAGCAGTAA
- the NUP49 gene encoding FG-nucleoporin NUP49 (Syntenic homolog of Ashbya gossypii ADL045W; Syntenic homolog of Saccharomyces cerevisiae YGL172W (NUP49)) encodes MFNFGGGAPTDKPAAPGGGLFGQSNTNAGTTGGLFGNSNTSGGVNTGNLFGQNNNNVGGTGGLFGQDASRPGGNTEVKPGGLFGQNNVSQAGGLFGQNNNTNSTGGLFGNSSNAGSGTTGGLFGNNTTNTGTSNLFGNKTGGLGQGSGGLFGSSYATSNTGGLFGNQSKTAGFQQQQQNTQPMNSALMSISQLPITSMTRIADLPPQVRQEIEQLDQYFQRQVSISHHLKADEEEHMELIKSVPRDIQFLLKTYSITTQSLQQDLKRIQSIKSLTDDNIRDSESFSLILNQLLTPGTKVSSAELNRFFQEKIQLYNQKLDEYFRVLSDIKSAVNGLDNDMFGTKENTNGEFADPIKASINSIIVTVIEEFELFMDMAERVAQLHQRVKELNGTGKNSIISS; translated from the coding sequence ATGTTCAATTTTGGTGGCGGAGCTCCAACTGATAAGCCAGCAGCTCCTGGTGGCGGTTTATTTGGTCAATCTAATACTAATGCCGGAACAACTGGTGGTTTATTTGGTAATTCCAACACTAGCGGCGGTGTGAATACGGGGAATTTATTTGGACAGAACAATAACAATGTTGGAGGTACTGGGGGACTATTTGGTCAAGATGCCTCAAGGCCTGGAGGTAACACTGAGGTCAAGCCAGGTGGTTTATTTGGGCAAAATAATGTATCTCAGGCAGGTGGGTTATTTGGACAGAACAATAACACCAATTCTACTGGTGGCTTATTTGGAAACAGTTCAAATGCTGGCTCTGGAACTACTGGAGGCCTTTTTGGAAATAATACAACGAACACTGGCACCAGTAACCTCTTCGGCAACAAAACTGGAGGATTAGGGCAGGGTAGCGGAGGCCTATTTGGTAGCAGTTACGCGACCTCAAACACTGGCGGTCTCTTTGGCAATCAAAGCAAGACAGCCGGCTTccaacagcaacagcagaATACCCAGCCGATGAACAGCGCGCTGATGTCAATTTCGCAACTCCCCATAACCTCCATGACTAGAATCGCAGATCTACCTCCCCAGGTCCGTCAGGAGATCGAACAGCTCGACCAGTACTTCCAGCGCCAAGTCTCCATCTCCCACCACCTCAAGGCCGACGAAGAAGAGCATATGGAACTCATCAAATCTGTGCCACGTGACATCCAATTTTTGTTGAAGACCTACTCCATCACGACTCAGTCGCTCCAACAAGATCTAAAACGCATTCAGTCCATTAAAAGCTTGACCGACGATAACATTCGTGACTCCGAGAGTTTCTCGCTTATTTTGAATCAGCTCTTAACTCCGGGAACGAAGGTTTCCTCCGCTGAGCTTAACAGGTTCTTTCAAGAGAAGATCCAACTATACAATCAGAAATTGGACGAGTACTTCAGAGTACTTTCCGACATCAAAAGCGCCGTGAATGGCTTAGATAATGATATGTTTGGTACTAAAGAAAACACTAACGGTGAATTCGCCGATCCAATTAAGGCTAGCATCAATTCTATTATTGTCACAGTAATTGAGGAATTCGAGTTGTTCATGGACATGGCTGAACGAGTGGCACAATTACACCAGAGGGTGAAAGAACTAAACGGAACAGGCAAGAACTCTATAATATCGTCATAA
- the KNS1 gene encoding serine/threonine protein kinase KNS1 (Syntenic homolog of Ashbya gossypii ADL043C; Syntenic homolog of Saccharomyces cerevisiae YLL019C (KNS1)) produces the protein MADNTRVKRKRTRPFELYGPNSVGTQGADSSPTVINIGEERLVEGVGRVSNGAFYLDEDRDPLINEMLQRQTYMLGNNFGSPYGVETVAPETHEQPLVFGNDMDEDMVGGLRALNNTVVGGNYTSRRYKKQRTVSLPQLPHAKLYYRDFVAPGDIGVVPRRGQTDEELLHISGSSSLTLNSNQAVKLPVIRSTSPNSDALLADPTIDPSEIDPNSNALGASLGVGTTLSLSQPKFSKLLGRKSRTIKKEYFKTDKDGHYIYRENDLIANGRFTTKELLGQGTFGKVIKCTDNKELRKKFVAIKIIRAVDRYRQAAKTELRVLQTIKEHDPLGSYQCLVLRECFDYKNHICLVTDLFGKSIYDFMCNNGNPRFPGSHVQAISRQLIRSVCFLHDLGIIHTDLKPENILICDESYVEVPLSGSLLATLSTRRKQASGGKQMILTNPEVKLIDFGSAVFCQEYHPPVISTRHYRAPEIVLGLGWSFPCDVWSIGCVLVELVTGESLYPIHENLEHMAMMQRINGESIARKMVSKMFYKVEHKLGNVPSDLMTTVVRHFDKNTMTLQWPERNYKGEIVTKEKSMKRVMTTCDRLDKLISAKLQKDFGEWLVIDWDFSPEQNWAMIESKFYSRNLNLDREIFLFWYWFVDLCRKLFEFDPTERITAKEAMGHEWFNYGILDDGISSFGRL, from the coding sequence ATGGCAGACAATACACGAGTAAAACGCAAAAGAACTAGGCCATTTGAGTTATATGGGCCAAATTCTGTTGGCACGCAAGGTGCTGATTCATCGCCGACAGTTATCAATATCGGGGAGGAAAGACTTGTAGAAGGGGTGGGGCGCGTTTCTAATGGTGCTTTCTACCTGGATGAGGACAGGGATCCTTTGATTAACGAGATGCTACAGCGACAGACGTACATGCTGGGAAATAACTTTGGGAGCCCGTACGGGGTAGAAACCGTTGCTCCGGAAACTCAtgaacagcctctagtGTTTGGCAATGATATGGATGAAGATATGGTGGGAGGTCTACGTGCATTAAACAATACTGTCGTTGGTGGGAATTATACTTCTCGGCGGTATAAGAAACAGCGTACCGTTTCTTTACCCCAGCTGCCTCACGCGAAACTGTATTACAGGGACTTTGTAGCCCCTGGAGACATTGGGGTTGTGCCACGGCGAGGTCAGACCGATGAAGAGTTGCTACATATTAGTGGCTCTAGCAGTTTGACCTTGAATAGCAATCAGGCTGTTAAGCTTCCGGTTATCCGCTCTACGTCGCCGAATTCCGATGCATTGCTTGCTGATCCAACTATCGACCCAAGTGAAATTGATCCTAACTCTAATGCTTTGGGAGCATCGCTTGGAGTTGGTACGACTTTGAGTTTATCGCAACCGAAGTTTAGCAAATTATTGGGAAGAAAGTCACGAACTATAAAGAAGGAATATTTCAAAACTGATAAAGACGGGCACTATATTTACCGGGAAAATGACCTTATTGCTAACGGACGTTTCACTACGAAAGAATTGCTTGGTCAAGGAACATTTGGCAAGGTTATCAAATGTACGGACAACAAAGAATTGAGGAAGAAGTTTGTTGCCATTAAAATCATTCGCGCTGTGGATCGATATCGGCAGGCAGCGAAGACCGAGCTGAGGGTTCTGCAGACCATAAAGGAGCATGACCCTCTAGGTAGCTATCAGTGTTTGGTATTGCGGGAGTGCTTTGACTACAAGAATCATATTTGTCTGGTTACAGATTTGTTCGGAAAGTCAATATATGACTTTATGTGCAATAATGGGAATCCTCGTTTTCCGGGGTCCCATGTGCAAGCAATATCTAGACAGCTGATTCGCTCTGTCTGTTTCTTGCATGATTTGGGGATAATACACACTGACCTCAAACCAGAGAACATATTAATCTGCGATGAGTCATATGTGGAAGTACCGCTATCTGGTTCATTACTCGCTACTTTAAGCACCCGTCGGAAGCAGGCTTCTGGGGGCAAGCAGATGATTCTGACGAATCCGGAGGTCAAATTGATTGACTTCGGATCTGCAGTATTTTGTCAAGAATACCATCCCCCTGTTATCTCAACCCGCCATTACCGTGCCCCTGAAATAGTGCTCGGTCTGGGATGGTCATTCCCATGCGACGTTTGGTCCATTGGCTGCGTCTTAGTTGAGTTAGTAACTGGTGAATCACTATACCCCATCCATGAAAACTTGGAGCATATGGCTATGATGCAGCGAATCAATGGCGAGTCTATAGCCCGGAAAATGGTTAGTAAGATGTTCTACAAAGTAGAGCATAAATTGGGCAATGTACCGTCAGACCTAATGACAACTGTTGTAAGGCATTTTGACAAGAATACTATGACTTTGCAGTGGCCAGAACGTAATTACAAAGGAGAAATTGTAACCAAAGAAAAATCGATGAAACGAGTAATGACTACTTGCGATCGTCTGGATAAACTAATTTCAGCGAAACTGCAAAAGGACTTCGGTGAATGGTTAGTAATAGACTGGGATTTTTCCCCAGAACAGAACTGGGCGATGATAGAATCAAAGTTTTATAGTAGGAATTTGAACTTGGACCGCGaaatatttttattctGGTACTGGTTTGTGGATTTGTGTCGCAAACTATTTGAATTCGATCCAACTGAACGTATTACTGCCAAAGAGGCAATGGGCCATGAATGGTTTAATTATGGGATTTTAGATGACGGTATTTCTAGCTTTGGAAGACTTTAA
- a CDS encoding C2H2-type zinc finger protein (Syntenic homolog of Ashbya gossypii ADL042W; Syntenic homolog of Saccharomyces cerevisiae YPR015C and YPR013C), protein MNQNCRHKSVNGDPKLAPPPGQTFETGQRANFEPRLLPADSLMYRFYNPGSENASTAATATQPLPSLKEMIHTSEPAVPPLGPRVTNVRLPPIYVPTEPPQLPPPLRQSCFKDTLPMRQPAAPAVLTTPTHSGGSMRLSSPSSLPAALIQYRRNSVPCRSPKSQQSVSIDATYSHRKSSSVCEICGKDFKRPSAVRTHMVVHNDDKPYKCQYPGCLKCFNVKSNMLRHMRKHKLDP, encoded by the coding sequence ATGAACCAAAACTGCAGACATAAAAGTGTGAATGGCGACCCGAAGCTGGCGCCTCCGCCGGGGCAGACGTTTGAGACTGGACAGCGCGCGAACTTCGAGCCGAGACTGCTGCCTGCAGACTCATTGATGTATCGGTTCTACAATCCGGGTTCAGAAAATGCATCGACGGCTGCGACTGCTACCCAGCCGCTGCCTTCGCTAAAAGAGATGATACACACATCCGAGCCTGCAGTTCCACCACTGGGCCCGCGCGTCACTAACGTCCGACTACCTCCTATATATGTTCCAACCGAACCGCCACAGCTGCCCCCACCACTACGACAGTCTTGTTTCAAGGACACTTTACCTATGCGTCAGCCGGCTGCTCCGGCAGTACTAACGACGCCAACGCATTCCGGCGGTTCTATGCGCCTATCGTCCCCGTCATCCCTACCCGCTGCTTTAATCCAGTACAGGCGCAATTCAGTTCCCTGCAGGTCACCCAAAAGCCAACAGTCCGTCTCTATCGATGCAACTTACTCCCACAGGAAGAGCTCCTCGGTGTGCGAGATATGCGGCAAGGACTTCAAACGTCCCAGCGCTGTGCGCACTCACATGGTCGTCCACAACGACGACAAACCCTACAAATGCCAGTATCCTGGGTGTCTCAAATGCTTCAACGTCAAGAGTAATATGTTGCGACATATGCGCAAACACAAGCTAGACCCCTAA
- the XRN1 gene encoding chromatin-binding exonuclease XRN1 (Syntenic homolog of Ashbya gossypii ADL046C; Syntenic homolog of Saccharomyces cerevisiae YGL173C (XRN1)), whose product MGIPKFFRYISERWPNISKLIDGTQIPEFDNLYLDMNSILHICTHGSHEDDLKKRLSEEEVFVNIFKYIDHLFHTIRPKQTFYMAIDGVAPRAKMNQQRSRRFRTAMDSEKALEKAIANGEQIPTGEPFDSNAITPGTEFMEKLTKNMKYFIHQKISTDSAWQNINVIFSGQEVPGEGEHKIMEYIRQLRSGADYNPNTRHCIYGLDADLIILGLSTHDPHFALLREEVTFGRNQKTKPLEHQNFFLLHLSILREYLELEFREGMDDMPFEFDFERLLDDFILVMYVIGNDFLPNLPDLHLNKGALPVLLQTFKEALKHMDGNINNNGTINIERFKIWLEYLSRFELANFEKADIDVEWFNTQLGQISLEAERKRRNAGKKLLLRDQRKIVKILKPWLLELTSKKLPEDVTDEQITMDPPLDHDLAVENLDFLKELAFELGLVVVHSNSKDSYTFKLDLDSFNPSESDEERSNRRNELRRSVKNFEQAVIVNDKKELEEVHEVYNERFTNWKNNYYEEKVGFSINDEEKLTEMTENYVEGLQWVLYYYYKGCPSWSWYYRYHYSPRISDIVKGLNVKIAFDKSSPFTPFQQLMSVLPERSKNLIPPVLRPLMYNEKSPILDFYPTELEIDKNGKTADWEAVVKISFVDEKRLVEAMAPYMDKLTAEEKARNSFGCDLRFVFNPQVDNLYKTPLKGLFTDIAHNHCVEYPFKPTSLPHDELIYGLADGAKLGVQALAGFPTLRTLNFVNRLEYNECTIFQQPSRQQSMMLYIEDPYKVGNITVPEIAKRHMNGIVYTDWPYLRESKMVSINDGINIYEAYNSPTDKTQNFIKRAVTQNDKNEFNTMRSSLKHQYSKKMAIALDDIVAVVGVLRVNGLVRQNDGSYSKTFNDKVELYPLQLVVPDVENKDERYVETPPLPINEEFPVGSGVIFLGDYAYGGEAVVDGHSSSTTLKLTINKRSTKHEPIIGKARANADKEAVRYLPSYVVAKKLNIPPLFLSRITSRFMINTDKRPVNVGLMIKFQARNEKVLGFSKKSDSGWLYSNLAMDLLQQYKNMFPEFFRALKDTMDFNMPHVTDLLPKKSPEEAQALIDAVARFINDVREPFVTVSLESDSLTKLSMKLVEEEIIKYEQLQDKPEQKKLTAVPRSAVLDPRKSFAMLRSQRFDLGDRVMYVHDSGEVPLFAKGTIVGYTTIVNRLSLQVLFDKELVVGTTFSGRLSTKRGLSLDSSLLLNISNRQFIYHSRASKKVDQESKKKKNTNVNPAVTHEQRKKKIDEIKKQQAHELLNMIKNTDAEKDTPEATSSLSSAGGATSQNRNPATVTQTPLNTVGRNNASSIYNAVVGRLTDIPSVPQQQPVGFVGHPGYGNGFPPHFMMPMSASGIMHPSHNQMLNFAPHSNSRNIQTASSAPLPGEVSTDYNSNNEMKQQATNELKNFMKPGVQNGENNKKWNPKRGGRGGRGGRGGREGREGRGGRGGRGGRGGKGERDERA is encoded by the coding sequence ATGGGTATTCCTAAGTTTTTTCGGTATATTTCAGAAAGATGGCCGAATATCTCTAAATTGATTGATGGAACTCAGATTCCTGAGTTTGATAACTTATACCTTGATATGAATTCTATTCTTCATATATGTACCCATGGTAGTCATGAAGATgatttgaagaagagacTATCCGAGGAGGAAGTGTTTGTGAATATATTCAAGTATATTGATCACTTGTTTCATACGATTAGACCTAAGCAAACGTTTTACATGGCAATTGATGGTGTTGCGCCAAGAGCCAAAATGAATCAGCAAAGAAGTCGTAGGTTCAGGACAGCTATGGATAGTGAAAAGGCGCTTGAAAAGGCTATTGCGAATGGTGAACAAATTCCTACTGGCGAGCCCTTTGATTCTAATGCGATTACGCCTGGTACTGAATTTATGGAGAAGTTGACAAAGAACATGAAGTATTTTATCCACCAAAAGATCTCAACGGATTCTGCGTGGCAAAATATCAATGTGATCTTCTCTGGTCAAGAGGTTCCTGGTGAAGGTGAGCATAAGATTATGGAATATATTAGACAGCTTAGGTCTGGAGCGGACTATAACCCTAACACGAGACATTGTATCTATGGTTTAGACGCTGATTTGATTATTTTGGGCCTTTCCACCCATGATCCGCATTTTGCATTATTGAGGGAAGAGGTTACTTTCGGCAGAAACCAAAAGACAAAGCCGTTAGAGCATCAAAACTTCTTCTTACTACATCTTTCTATATTAAGGGAGTACCTGGAATTGGAATTCAGAGAAGGTATGGATGATATGCCTTTTGAGTTTGACTTTGAGAGGCTATTAGATGACTTTATCCTCGTCATGTATGTTATAGGTAATGATTTCTTGCCTAATCTTCCTGATTTACATTTAAACAAGGGTGCTTTACCTGTCTTGCTACAAACGTTTAAGGAAGCTCTAAAACATATGGACGGTAACATTAATAACAATGGTACCATAAATATAGAGCGATTCAAAATTTGGTTAGAGTATCTATCACGTTTTGAGTTGGCTAATTTTGAAAAAGCTGACATTGATGTTGAGTGGTTCAATACACAATTAGGACAGATCTCGTTGGAAGCTGAAAGGAAAAGACGCAATGCAGGGAAAAAGCTGCTTTTGCGCGACCAGCGTAAAATAGTTAAAATACTGAAGCCATGGTTATTAGAGCTGACGAGTAAAAAACTTCCAGAAGATGTTACTGATGAACAAATCACTATGGACCCACCACTAGATCACGACCTAGCTGTAGAGAATCTGGACTTCCTCAAAGAGCTTGCTTTTGAACTAGGTTTGGTTGTTGTACATTCTAATTCTAAGGATTCTTATACCTTCAAGTTGGACTTGGACTCATTTAATCCTAGTGAGAGCGATGAAGAACGCTCAAATCGTCGGAATGAGTTGCGGCGTTCTGTAAAGAATTTTGAGCAAGCAGTTATTGTTAACGATAAGAAAGAATTGGAAGAGGTCCATGAGGTTTATAATGAAAGGTTTACGAATTGGAAGAACAATTATTATGAAGAAAAAGTGGGGTTTTCAATCAATGATGAAGAGAAGCTCACAGAAATGACTGAAAACTATGTTGAGGGTCTTCAGTGGGTGTTATATTACTACTACAAAGGATGCCCATCGTGGTCGTGGTACTACCGTTATCATTATTCCCCACGTATTTCGGACATTGTTAAGGGTTTGAATGTTAAAATTGCTTTCGACAAAAGTAGTCCTTTTACACCATTTCAGCAATTGATGTCTGTGTTGCCAGAAAGATCCAAGAATTTGATTCCGCCAGTATTGAGACCCTTGATGTATAATGAAAAGTCTCCAATATTAGACTTTTATCCAACCGAGTTAGAGATAGATAAGAACGGGAAAACAGCTGATTGGGAGGCTGTTGTAAAAATTTCATTTGTTGATGAAAAGCGATTGGTAGAGGCGATGGCTCCATATATGGATAAGTTAACCGCAGAGGAAAAAGCAAGGAATTCTTTTGGCTGTGATTTACGGTTCGTCTTCAACCCGCAAGTTGACAATCTCTATAAGACTCCATTGAAGGGTCTTTTCACTGACATTGCTCATAATCATTGTGTTGAATATCCTTTTAAACCTACAAGCTTGCCTCATGACGAATTGATCTACGGTTTGGCAGATGGCGCTAAACTAGGAGTACAGGCCCTGGCAGGTTTTCCAACATTGAGGACGCTTAACTTTGTGAATAGACTCGAATATAACGAGTGTACTATTTTTCAACAACCTTCTAGGCAACAATCAATGATGCTTTATATTGAAGATCCTTATAAGGTTGGTAATATAACAGTACCGGAGATTGCTAAAAGACATATGAATGGCATCGTCTATACTGATTGGCCATATTTACGTGAATCAAAAATGGTTTCCATTAACGATGGTATTAATATATACGAGGCTTATAATTCACCTACAGATAAAACGCAAAACTTTATCAAGAGGGCTGTTACTCAAAATGATAAGAACGAGTTCAATACTATGAGATCATCACTAAAACACCAATATTCCAAGAAGATGGCTATAGCTTTGGATGATATAGTTGCCGTTGTTGGAGTTCTTCGTGTTAATGGTCTTGTAAGACAAAATGATGGATCTTACTCTAAAACTTTTAATGACAAAGTGGAACTTTATCCCTTACAGTTAGTTGTACCAGACGTGGAGAACAAAGATGAAAGGTATGTGGAAACGCCACCACTTCCAATTAATGAAGAATTTCCGGTTGGTTCAGGTGTTATATTCCTCGGCGATTACGCATATGGTGGAGAAGCAGTCGTAGATGGGCATTCTAGCTCCACAACTTTGAAATTGACTATTAATAAACGTAGTACCAAGCATGAGCCAATAATTGGTAAAGCAAGAGCGAACGCAGATAAGGAAGCAGTGCGTTACCTACCTTCCTATGTTGTAGCAAAAAAATTGAACATTCCTCCGTTATTCTTGTCTAGAATTACCTCGAGATTTATGATTAATACTGATAAACGCCCAGTTAACGTTGGTTTAATGATTAAATTCCAAGCGCGTAATGAAAAGGTCTTAGGGTTTAGTAAAAAAAGTGATTCTGGCTGGTTATATTCTAACCTAGCTATGGACTTATTGCAGCAATACAAAAACATGTTTCCGGAGTTCTTCCGTGCCCTTAAGGATACTATGGACTTCAATATGCCTCATGTCACTGACCTTTTACCAAAAAAATCACCTGAAGAAGCTCAAGCCCTTATTGACGCTGTGGCGAGATTCATCAATGATGTCAGAGAGCCTTTTGTTACTGTATCCTTGGAAAGTGATTCATTGACAAAACTCTCTATGAAACTGGTCGAAGAAGAAATCATCAAATATGAACAATTGCAAGACAAACCAGAGCAGAAGAAGCTGACTGCGGTTCCTCGTAGCGCTGTCTTGGACCCTAGAAAATCATTTGCAATGCTGCGCAGTCAAAGATTTGACCTGGGAGACCGCGTGATGTATGTCCACGACTCTGGTGAAGTTCCGTTATTTGCCAAGGGTACCATCGTAGGGTATACTACTATTGTGAACCGTTTGTCTTTACAGGTTCTATTTGATAAGGAATTGGTTGTTGGAACTACGTTTTCTGGAAGATTATCTACGAAGCGTGGTCTCAGTTTGGATTCTTCTCTTCTGCTGAATATCTCTAACAGACAGTTTATTTATCATTCGAGGGCGTCCAAGAAGGTCGATCAGGAGtcaaagaagaagaagaacacTAACGTTAATCCAGCTGTTACACATGAACAGcggaagaagaaaattgatgaaatcAAAAAACAACAGGCCCATGAACTTTTGAATATGATAAAGAACACGGATGCAGAAAAGGATACACCAGAGGCAACTAGTTCCCTCTCTTCAGCTGGAGGTGCAACATCTCAGAATAGAAACCCAGCTACTGTTACTCAAACGCCATTGAATACTGTTGGTAGAAATAATGCTTCTAGCATATACAATGCAGTTGTTGGTCGACTCACTGATATTCCATCTGTACCTCAGCAGCAACCTGTGGGATTTGTAGGTCACCCAGGCTATGGAAACGGTTTCCCACCACACTTTATGATGCCAATGTCAGCATCTGGTATAATGCATCCATCACATAATCAGATGCTAAATTTCGCGCCTCATTCTAACTCTAGAAATATACAAACTGCTTCTTCAGCTCCTCTACCAGGTGAAGTCTCGACTGATTATAATTCTAATAATGAAATGAAACAGCAGGCCACTAACGAATTGAAAAACTTCATGAAACCGGGTGTGCAGAACGGTGAAAACAACAAAAAGTGGAACCCTAAACGAGGTGGAAGAGGTGGAAGAGGTGGAAGAGGCGGTAGAGAAGGAAGAGAAggaagaggaggaagaggtggaagaggaggaagagGTGGAAAAGGAGAAAGAGATGAAAGAGCTTAA